GCCCTTCTGAAACATTTCCACCTTGCATCACTTCTCCTTCCCCGAGGAGTGTGTCCTGTGTTGCTCTAAACTTACCCTGTGGGTGGCAGAAGAAAGTAGATTGCATACCCAGGAGGCACATGGTGATGATCTTGGTGAGACCAAGAATTCTTGATTAATCCTGTCCATTCCTCCCTTTCATAGGTACCACAACTACCAGGATTTTCCTGGATCAAACCTTGTATCTCTTCCCCAAGTATTGTGTATATTGGTCTAAGAGACGTGGACCCTCCTGAACAGTAAGTTGATGCATTTGGCTGAAGTTTAGGGCCCGTCCTAGCCAATTATGTTCCATTTGAAAGGCTGATGCTCGACTTGGTCTATTGTAGGTCACTACCACAaacccaccccctcccccaaatatgcatttattaaaaatgctCTTTAAACTAAGGACTCCTTCCTTTCTATCTCatcacagttttattttaaagaactatGATATCCAGTATTTTTCCATGAGAGATATTGATCGACTTGGTATCCAGAAGGTCATGGAACAAACATTTGATCTGCTGATTGGCAAGTAAGTAACTGTAACTGATGTCAGGGCAAACCCCCAGTGGGCAACACACTTTAGCCTGTTTCTTGAGGACAGcagctttacttttaaaataaaaagcaaaaacatacacataattttaaatagttcAGAAAGGTAAAATAGGAAACACAGGTCATATTCTTCCTCTGGGGTTTTTGGGAGGAGGCTTCCTCTAAATCATTGCCTAGATCTTCTGTCTCAGGAATTTTTCTTGATCTCCATCTTTAATGCTTATCTTCTGAGATGACAAGCATTTATTGTTTCAACTGTCCCATTCTTCCCAGTCTCACGACTGTTTCATATGAGTTTTATGTTAAGCAAATCTTGGCAGTGTAGAAAGATGGCAGATGAATACTAATCAAACAGTAGTTTTAAGAGCATTTTCCCAATACCAACTATTTACTTCTGGGTGATTAATGTCGGAACTGTTATCTGGTAGCATGTCATTTCGTAAGCTGTTAAGAAACTTAGTTGTTAGCTTCAGCCTTTGGATACTGGGGCTATAATGAAGTTAGAAATGGAAGATATTAAAACTGCAGacctatggccgggcgcggtggctcaagcctgtaatcccagcactttgggaggccgagatgggcggatcacgaggtcaggagatcgagaccatcctggctaacacggtgaaaccccgtctctactaagaaatacaaaaaatagccgggcgaggtggcagcgcctgtagtcccagctactcgggaggctgaggccggagaatggtgtgaacccaggaggcggagcttgcagtgagctgagatccggccactgcactccagcctgggcgacagagccagactccgtctcaaaaaaaaaaaaaaaaaaaaaattcaaacaaagaaCAGAGccaaccccagccccaggccAACTCCNNNNNNNNNNNNNNNNNNNNNNNNNNNNNNNNNNNNNNNNNNNNNNNNNNNNNNNNNaaaaaaaaaaaaaaaaaaaaaaaactgcagaccTAAAATTAGAGTTCACTTCAGCTGCTGTTAGGTTCAGAGAATAACAGCAGCCATAACCTACATCAAGCCAATTTAAATTAGACTGTATCAGAGCCCAATCTCATCTAGAAGTGAAGAAATCCCTCTATTGACAGTTATTAGTGTAAGAAGTTCTAATACCCAGGGTAAGGCAGAAACATACATGAGAGTTAGTCTGTCTGAGGCATGCAGAACAAATGGCAGTATCATGAAGTGGTAGGTAGGAAGTTAATATTGCCAATCTCAGTAACTTCCAAGAATAGAAAGCCTGGAAATGTATTAATAGCTTTATTAACAAACTACCAGGACTAATAGCAACAAAATCAAGGAGTTGCAACCATGAGAAGGATGAGTGTCTAAGCACAACCagttaagtattattttattctcttcctttctaGGAGACAAAGACCAATCCATCTGAGTTTTGATATTGATGCATTTGACCCTACACTGGCTCCAGCCACAGGAACTCCTGTTGTAGGGGGACTAACCTATCGAGAAGGCATGTATATTGCTGAGGAAATACACAATACAGGTATGTAGCAACCAGGTCTGCAGCCTGTTAACAAAATAGGTAAATATGCTGGAGTCTCTTGCCTGCAAAGGATCTTTTCTGATATTCCACATCATTGCTGAGTTTGTTTTTGCTTGAACTTTTGTAGCTAAAAATTATATGGCCATGCTAATAAAAAGGACTACTTTAGAGTCATGCTTGGACATGGCTCTTGCCAAATTACACTAAGGTAATAATGagtaaaaaattgtttaattgttaataatttaaacattaaataccAGAATAAATTGTCAAACTGATGCAGTTCTTTGTGTCTGAGTTATCTAAAGACAGATTAAGAAGGCAAGACCAAGACTGTAAATTGCACTCTAAGAGGTTGGTTCATTGGGAGTTGTGAATTTGGAGTTAAAGCTGATCTCTTGAAGAAATCTGCAAATTGGACAATATCTTGGGTCCTTTATGTAGGGTAGGTCTTGTACTAGAGCCTGATAGGATCTCCAATAAGGGGGATACAGTTAGATGAGAATGACTGATGGAAAGAGTACTAAGATGAATTCTACGTTATCAAGACTGGCTACAAGACTGGCTACTTTTCCAAAACTCATACTTGTTTGCAAACAGTTTCCATTTCTGTCAGAAAGCTTCTGGTTTTAAAGCTACTTCAAATGACCTTTCATTCCAAAATTTAAAGAACTACCAAATCATACTGCTTCAGTAACCATCTGATGGAACTACGCTATGGATAGAGACCCCAGATTGAAAGGTTCGGGGCTATAGAGAACCACTGACTAGATGGGATAGAAACTGACATTGAGAAATGGTCTCCTTAGTGCCACAGCCTGCTAGAACCTTAGGCAGTATAGAAAGGCAGGTAGTATCTGATTCTCAGATCTGCAATCTTAGATGTTGCCAGTGGTCCTTAGGTTATTGGTCAGAGAACCTGGGAGTTCAATTCTCTGCTTTGCTTCCTAAAAACACCACTTTAGAGCAGGGGTTATAACCTCTAGCACTTATACGTGGCAGCGGCCATGGCTTGTCTCTTTGTTCCCATGCTACAATATTTTACTCCAAAAGACACTCATGGGGCTAGGCACAatggttcatacctataatcccagtactctgggaggccaaggcaggaggattacttgaccccaggggttcaagaccagcctgggcaacatagtgagaccctgtttctacaaaaaattagccaggtgtcccaactacttgggaggttgagtctgcagtgagccatgactgtgccactgcactgttaTAATGCTGTCAACTAGATACCTAAAGCAGTTTGCTTCATTTAAAGGGTGGCAATAGTCTGGAAACATAAGTCATGTATGTATTTCTAATACTGCAAACCTTGATTACCACTTCTGGGATATGCTAAAGGTGCAGGTTTAGTCAGTAGAAATCAAGAGACAAATCAGGAACACAGGTCCATGTGCAGGAAATGATGGAAATGCTACAGTAATACACCTGTTGGTTGCAGTTTGGCACCATACACTCAACTACACATTGCTAATAAGGGAAGATGCTGAATGGACATATGGCATTGAGCACATCATGTACTATAGTGTAATATCAATAAACCATTAGGTACATTCGCCTGTGTTTCCAGACTTTATGGCCACCCTAAATATTCTCAGATACTTGTATTCCTGAATACTAGCTTGTTCAGATCATGCTTCATCCAGAATAACCAACTAAAAAGTTAATTTCTACAGAGCAATGAGGCATTTAGAAGGGTGAGCATGTTAGCAGGTCTGGATAGGTTCTTCTGGTTTAAGCTTCCCTTCCACTTGCTCCAGGCCAAAGGAACAATACTGAGAACTTTGACAGAAGTTCTCAAACCTTAACAGAAGGTAACTGGAGTCCAAATAAAATAACTAACATATGGCTGAATCTTCTCTTGATCAAGTACAAGATACTGGGTCAGTCTGCTGGGAGACAAAAGATGTGTTAGATGTGGAACCTGCCTCCAGAGCTCAGGCCTGCAGGGATGAGAATGAGGCTTGCAGTAATAACTACATTTCAGGGCATATGGTGTGGTGCTCTAACAGATACAGATAACACATTAGAGTTCAAAAGTGGGAATGGAGTTTAGCTAGTCAAAGTGGGAGATTTCCTCTGCCTTCATACTTGATTCATTTCCAGGCAGGCATCTGGAAGGTTCCTAGTCATACTGGAGATGGCATACATTTTGCCAACAAGCAGGATGAAAACCTCCCCCACCCAACACCAagccttttccttttccagaaggCCTGACAATTATGCCTATTATGTTAGTTGAACAAAGATGGTTTATTTCGTTATCTTAAAGGTTTCTTTTAATCTACTGTAGCATAACAGTGTTTTAACTTAAATTCACGGCCAAGAGGATGAGGTGCAAGGGGCTTCCTGAAAATAGGTATTTTCTACTACAAAACGGACTCTTGTTTTCACCTTGGCTTGTTCTCCCTGTCCCAGTGGGATGACCCTCACTGAGAGTAGTAGCAAGGGAATTTGAGGTTTTGTCACACTTTGTTCCTCCAGGGTTGCTGTCAGCACTGGATCTTGTTGAAGTCAATCCTCAGTTGGCCACCTCAGAGGAAGAGGCGAAGACTACAGCTAACCTGGCAGTGGATGTGATTGCTTCAAGTTTTGGTCAGACAAGAGAAGGAGGGCATATTGTCTATGGCCAACTTCCTACTCCCAGTTCACCAGATGAATCAGAAAATCAAGCACGTGTGAGAATTTAGGATATACTGTGCACTGACATGTTTCACAACGGGCATTCCAGAATTATGAGGCATTGAGGGGACAGATAGATACAAAATGGTTGTCTGGGTCAATACTGCCTTAATGAGAACATTTACACATTCTCACAATTGTAAAGTTTCCCCTCTATTTTGGTGACCAATACTACTGTAAATGTATTTGGCCTTTTGCAGTTCACAGGGTATTAATATGCTACAGTACTATGTAAATTTAAAGAAGTCATAAACAGCATTTATTACCTTGGTATATCATACTGGTCTTGTTGCTGTTCCTTCACATTTAAGTGGTTTTccatctttcctccctcctcccacagtTTGGCTACACAGTGCATCCCTGAACTGTTAGCCCACAGCAGCAATATGCTTATTCCATCCACATCCCTAACATCATGCATTCACAAGGTCAAAGTTCTGGTCCACAAACCCTTCCCTATAGAGGTTCAATGGCTGCGAAAGAATTTGTAGTAAACCAGGCCTCCCAGGATGGCAAGCTCCAGTAAGATGATAATGGAAAGCAGCAGCTTGTTGGTTGTCACTCTACAAAGAGAAGCAAAGTGGGGAGTAGTCAGAAGTTTGGATAACCTTCCTTCTAAACATTTTGGGGTTAGACCTGGAACCACAGCTGGATACTCTGAGGCTGTTTGTTTGATCACACAGCCACTTACCAGGAAATACTCATAAGGTTCTTTAGCTGTCATTTAGGGATAATACTGTCTACCTCACAGAAATGTTAAACTGAGACAATAAAAACCAAAGCATAAAAATGGATTCTGAAATGTGTTCAAATGGTAGttacttcctttaaaaatagcttttctaGAAAGACGGGTTAGCTAGAAAAAGTAATCATATATACATCCAGCTCAGGATGGGTCCGGCCCTAGGATAAGTAACTAGAAGCCTGGGTAATACCTTTCAATCCCTTGGAAACTTCTTCCCTCTGCCCTGTTTTTCCCTTTGCTCTCCTATCAACCCAAATGGATATGTTATAAAGGTAGTATAGGAGCTTAAAAATTTTACTATATCAACCCAAATGGATATGTTATAAAGGTACTATAGGAGCTTAAACATTTTACTATCTGTTGTTTACACGAAGAATCCAACCTCTAGTTTTCATGTTCACTCTAGGTTTCTCCCTGTTCCACAAGGAATTTATCACTGTAGGAAAATCCCACCCCTCCTGCTAGCTCCATGAGTGGGTTGTAGTTTTGTTTCATGCTAGGCCACCTGTGCCCAAGGTCACGTACAATACCCTCTTACCCCCAACTTCAACCTCAGTGGCAATATTTCTGCCCTGGATTTGTCTGTTAGCACTCAAcgattttggtttttatttttgataaagacTACTTTATTGGTGGCAGTTAGTACAATTCAAATTTTGATCCTCAAAGAAGGACTTAGTTATTTATCAGACTAGGAGTCCATAGAGAGCTGAATGAAACTGAATCAAGTCACTGCTGTGATGACTGAAGTCAATCCTGTTTCTTGGGAAATGAAACCACAGTCAGCTGATGCATGGCATATGCTGTTTCACTAATTGAGAACCACGGTG
The Theropithecus gelada isolate Dixy chromosome 7b, Tgel_1.0, whole genome shotgun sequence DNA segment above includes these coding regions:
- the ARG2 gene encoding arginase-2, mitochondrial encodes the protein MSLRGSLSRLLQKRVHSILKKSVHSVAVIGAPFSQGQKRKGVEHGPAAIREAGLMKRLSSLGCHLKDFGDLSFTPVPKDDLYNNLIVNPRSVGLANQELSEVVSRAVSDGYSCVTLGGDHSLAIGTISGHARHCPDLCVVWVDAHADINTPLTTSSGNLHGQPVSFLLRELQDKVPQLPGFSWIKPCISSPSIVYIGLRDVDPPEHFILKNYDIQYFSMRDIDRLGIQKVMEQTFDLLIGKRQRPIHLSFDIDAFDPTLAPATGTPVVGGLTYREGMYIAEEIHNTGLLSALDLVEVNPQLATSEEEAKTTANLAVDVIASSFGQTREGGHIVYGQLPTPSSPDESENQARVRI